In Kineosporia sp. NBRC 101731, the DNA window GGTTTCCCCGGGCCGCGCGACCGAGTTCCTCGCTGACCAGAACCCCGGCCGTCAGGCCGAGGTCGAGGCCGCCAGAGGTGACCGGCCGCTCGAGAGCGGCCGCGTCCAGCCCTTCGATCACCGTCCCGGCCGCACTGTGGGCGCCGTCGTCCACCGGCGCCCCGTGCAGTCCGCCGACCGCGGGAAGACCGGCCAGACCGGCCCGCAGGCTCTTCCCCAGCTGAACGAAAAGTGGATCAGGGGTGGGAATCACGTCAGTACCTCTCCGATCCGAGGGAGTCGAACGCCGTGGCCATGATCTGGAGCATCACCTCGGAGGTACCCGCCGACAGGGTGAGTCCGGGCGCCTCCCGACAGGCCGAGTCCAGGGCCAGGACGGTCCGGTGGCGGTCCGCCCGTTGCTGCGGGCTGGGGACACCGGCGGCCCAGATCGCGATGTCCTGGGCGAGTTCGCTGCTGTGGTACTTGGCCACGGCCGCCGAGACCGGGTCCATCTCGTCCGACGCGAGCCTCGAGAGAACCTCCCAGGCCAGGACGTGGTCGGCGGCCAGGGCGCCCTGCCAGCGGCCGACCTGTTCGAGATGGGCGTCGTCGGCCCCGCGGTCGACCAGGGTCTCCAGCGCCAGATCCAGCCAGCGCTCCGCCTTGAGGTAGTAGTCGAGGCCGGTACGCTCGATCGCCAGTGCATCGTTGAGCAAGACCCATCCCTCGTCCCGGGGCCCGAGAAGGGCGTCACCCGGCACCCACACCGAGTCGAGGTCGACCCGGTGGAAGTGCTCGTCACCGATGCCGGCAACGGTCGATCGAGCCACCCCGGGAGCCTTCAGATCGACCAGGAAAAGACTTATCCCCTGGTATTTTCCGGAGCCAGGAGAGGTACGGGCCGCGCAGAGCCCGAGATCCACCAGGTGCGTCTTGAGACTGAACACCTTGGTCCCGGTGATCCGGTACCCGTCGCCGTCCGGCTCGGCCACGGTCCGCAGCGCGCCGAGATCGGACCCGGCGTCGGGTTCGGTGTAGAGCACCGAGGCAAAGCTGTGACCGCGGGCCAGTGCGGGCAGGTACCGGCGTTTCTGCTCGTCACTGCCGGTCATCAGCAGGAACTGACCGACGATCTGAATGGTGTTGACGTGCAGGGTGTCCGGGATTCCTGCCCGCACCAGCTCCTCGGCGAGGATCGCCGCGTCGGTGAGGGCCCGGTCGCAACCGCCGAACTCGGCCGGCCAGTGCACGGCCAGAAGTCCTCGCTCCCCGAGCAGGCGGTAGAGCGGACGACCGTCCGGCTCGACACCGTCCGCACCGGTGGCCTCTTCCGCCGCGGTACGTATCTCGTCCGATCGCAATATCTTTCGAACTTCTGCCCGGAAGTTTTCCTGGTCATCGGTGAATCCGAACCGCATCTGCGTCTCCTCAGGAGGTGAGCGTCTCTTCGATCGCCGCGGCCACCCGGCTCAACGCCGGCTCTGCGAAAAGGGTGTAATGGTCGGCCGGAACGCCCTGGGCCAGGAAGGGCCCGGTACATACGGCCCGCCACTGCTCCTGCCGGGCGGGATCGGGTGAAGCGGTGAGCACCGTGACCGGTCCGCCGTAGGGGGCCGGCGGCCGGTACTCCTGCATGGCCAGGGCGCAGGACCGGAAGATCTGGAACCGGGAGTCCAGCTCCGACTCGGTGAATTCGGTCTCGACACCCAGGTTCTTCAGCGCCTGCCCGACCCCGAGGGAGCCCAGTTCGGGGGCCTGCGGTGCGGCCCGCCCGGCCAGCCGGGCGACATCGTGCACGAAGCGCTGCCGCATGATCTCCTCGTCGAGGCGAACGCTGTCCTCGTCGTAGGCGGCATCCAGCAGGACCACCGGCGGTCGCTGCCCGGTGTCCCGTTCGATCTGCCGGGCCACCTCGAACGCGAGCACCCCGCCGTACGACCAGCCGGCCAGGCAGTGGGACTCCGGCAGACCGTGCGCGATCAGGGACCGGGCGATCCGTCCGGCCGTCACCACCAGGGCGTCATCGGGATCGATCGCCGCGTCGGCCGGATCGGCCACGAACCCCTGTACCCCGATGTCCTCGCGCAACGCTCTGACCAGGGGTACGTAGCAGAACAGTTCGCCGCCGGAGGGATGCAGCAGGGTGACCTGGGACGGGCCGGAGGCACGCAGGACCAGGGGTTCGGGGTCTGTCGCCCCGGCGCCGCGCAGGTTCTCCAGGGTGCTGAGCGGATCGCTGTGGTCGCGTGGTCGTTCCCGGGCCGCGTCGATGGTGGCGGCCAGGTGCACGACGGTGGGCGAGGCGAAGAAGTCGCTCAACGCGATCTCCACCCCGTACCGGCGCCGGATCGCCGACATCAGCTGGACGGCCTGGAGGCTGTTGCCACCGGCCAGGAAGAAGTCGTCCCGCGCACCGAGCCGCGCACCCCGCAGGAGGGGGGCGAGCACTTCCTGCAGCAGGGACCGCTGGGTCGGGGTGAGCGAGTCGTCTTCCGGTTCCCCGCCCTGACGGTCCACGTCAGGTGCGGGCAGGCGACGCCAGTCGACCTTGCCGCTGCCGGTGAGCGGTAATTCCTCGAGAAGGACGAAATACGAAGGGATCATGTACGACGGCAGACGGGCACCGAGGTACTGGCGCACCTGTGGCACCTGCTCCTGGGTGATCCCGGTCAGGAAACCGACCAGGTGCTGGGAGCCGTTCTCGTCGGTCCAGGCCCGTACGCTCACCGTCTCGACCCCGTCGAAGCCGGTCAGCGCCGACTCCACCTCCCCCAGCTCGATCCGCAGTCCACGGATCTTGACCTGCTGGTCCAGGCGGCCGAGAAAACTCAGCCTCCCGTCGGGAAGCCTCTTCACCAGGTCGCCGGTGCGGTACAGACGACCACCGGGCGCGGTGCCGAAGGGATCGATGATGAACTTCTCCGACGTCAGCTCGTCCCGGTCCAGGTAGCCCCGTGCCAGACCGGCACCACCGATGACCAGTTCGCCCGGCACCCCGACCGGCACCGGCCGCAGGTCACGGTCGAGCACGTGCGCCACGTGGTTGGCCATCGGCAGCCCGATCGGCGGCTGGGTGTCCCAGGTGCCGGAACACTCCTGCACGATCATCGTCACGGTGCACTCGGTCGGCCCGTAACCGTTGAACAGCCGTCGGCCCGGGTTCCACCGGTTCACCAGCTCACCACTGAACGCCTCACCCCCGACGAACGCGATCCGCAGCCGGTCGAACGTCTCCGGCGCCAGCAAGGGCATCACGGTCGGGGGCAGGTCGATGACGGTGATACCGGCCTGCTCCATCAGGGCCTGGAGCCGGTCGACGGACAGCCGTTCGTCGTCGGTCGCCAGGTACAGACGGGCTCCGGTCAGCAGCGCGGAGAACATCTCGAACACCGATACGTCGAAGGTCGCCGAGGCGAACCCGAGCACCCGGTCCTGCGGGGTCAGGACGAACAGGTCACGGCAGGAATCGATGAAACTGACCACGCCCCGGTGCTCCAGCAGAACGCCCTTCGGCTTTCCGGTGCTGCCGGAGGTGTAGATGACGTAGGCGACATCGCCGGGTCCCGCCGCGAGGGGCGGGTCGTGTGCGGGCATCAGGTCCAGCTCTGCGCCGACCTCGTCCAGCACCACCACGGGTGCGTCGACCCCGCTCACCGCGGCACCGGCCCCGCTGTGCGCGATCACAGCAAGAAGTCCTGCATCGGAGGCAACGTCCGCAACCCGTGCTGGTGGGTGCGAGGGGTCGAGCGGGACGTACGCCGCCCCGGTCTTGAGCACGGCGAGGACGGCCGTCGGCAGGTCGGTGTCCCGGCGCAGGCAGAGACCGATCCTCGCCCCGGGCCGGGCGCCGCGCTCCCGCAGCAGGGCCGCGAGCCGGTTCGCCCGGGCATCGAGTTCGGCGTAGCTCAGGTGGATGCCCGCGGCCACGACGGCCACGCTGTCCGGCGCCTCCCGGACCCGGGCCTCGAACTGCTCGACGACGGTGGACTCCCGGATCGGCCGGACCGGTCCGGTGGCGGCCGCGCTCAGGAAGTCCAGGTCCTGCGGGCTCAGCAGCTCGATGTCCGACAGCGGGATGTCCGGGGTGGCGGTCAGGGCCCGCAGCAACCCGTCGTAGTGCCGGGCGAACCGGGCCATGCTCTCCACGTCGAAGAGGTCGGTGCTGAAGTCGATGTGCAGCTCGGCATCGGCGCCCGCCGCGTCGGGCACGATGACGGACCAGCTCATGTCGAACCTCGAGGTACCGGTCCGGACGGGTTCGGGTGAGGCGACGATCTGCGGAAAATCAAGGGCCGGCGAGGCTTCCTCGATGCCGAAAACGATCTGGAAGACCGGCGAGCGGGACGGGTCGGGGGCCGGGTCGCTCGCCTCGACCAGCGATCCGAGAGACAACCCCGTCCACTGCTCCGCCTCTGACCGCACCTGGACGACCCGGTGGATCAGCTCACGGAAGACCGGGTCGCCGGACAGGTCGGCCCGCAGCACTCTCAGATCGGTGAGACATCCGACCACCGCGGCCATGGCCTCGTGCCGGCGGTCGGTGTACGGCGATCCGATCACCAGGTCGTCCTGGCCGCAGTAGCGTTGCAGCAGAACCAGGAACGCGGCGGTCAGGACGTCGGGGAGACGAGCGCCGGTCTCCCGGGCCAGTTGCCCCCCGCGCTCCAGGCCCTCGTGCCCGACGGCGAAACGTCGGCGCTCACCGGCGAAGGTCCGGGACTCGCCCCGGGGCCGATCGGTCGGGAACTCGAGGGTCTCGGCACCGGCCAGCCGGTCACGCCAGTAGCCGCCGAGCTGGTCCGGGCCGGTGGCGCGCAGACGCTCCCGACACCACACCCCGTAGTCCGAGTGCTGCACGGGAAGATCGGGCAACTGCACCGGACCGCCCTGGCGGATCGACCGGTAGGACTCCGCGAGGTCACGGATCAGCAGATCGCGGGAACGGTCGTCGCACACCAGGGCGGGCAGGTCGAGAACGAAGAGAT includes these proteins:
- a CDS encoding acyl-CoA dehydrogenase family protein; the encoded protein is MRFGFTDDQENFRAEVRKILRSDEIRTAAEEATGADGVEPDGRPLYRLLGERGLLAVHWPAEFGGCDRALTDAAILAEELVRAGIPDTLHVNTIQIVGQFLLMTGSDEQKRRYLPALARGHSFASVLYTEPDAGSDLGALRTVAEPDGDGYRITGTKVFSLKTHLVDLGLCAARTSPGSGKYQGISLFLVDLKAPGVARSTVAGIGDEHFHRVDLDSVWVPGDALLGPRDEGWVLLNDALAIERTGLDYYLKAERWLDLALETLVDRGADDAHLEQVGRWQGALAADHVLAWEVLSRLASDEMDPVSAAVAKYHSSELAQDIAIWAAGVPSPQQRADRHRTVLALDSACREAPGLTLSAGTSEVMLQIMATAFDSLGSERY
- a CDS encoding amino acid adenylation domain-containing protein — translated: MTDMTQRLALLPAGRRARFLSRLREGVETAARRGPAPRGDTGPVPLSTPQETLRFLDQQAPHGSVAGAPLCLRLRGDLDGNTFHRALAAVVARHDALRTVVVEREGSPAQVIVPEVPVGLSRVEAEGEDADQRLGAARARVRRLSAEPFDLSRVPVWRAELIRVGPDDHLFVLDLPALVCDDRSRDLLIRDLAESYRSIRQGGPVQLPDLPVQHSDYGVWCRERLRATGPDQLGGYWRDRLAGAETLEFPTDRPRGESRTFAGERRRFAVGHEGLERGGQLARETGARLPDVLTAAFLVLLQRYCGQDDLVIGSPYTDRRHEAMAAVVGCLTDLRVLRADLSGDPVFRELIHRVVQVRSEAEQWTGLSLGSLVEASDPAPDPSRSPVFQIVFGIEEASPALDFPQIVASPEPVRTGTSRFDMSWSVIVPDAAGADAELHIDFSTDLFDVESMARFARHYDGLLRALTATPDIPLSDIELLSPQDLDFLSAAATGPVRPIRESTVVEQFEARVREAPDSVAVVAAGIHLSYAELDARANRLAALLRERGARPGARIGLCLRRDTDLPTAVLAVLKTGAAYVPLDPSHPPARVADVASDAGLLAVIAHSGAGAAVSGVDAPVVVLDEVGAELDLMPAHDPPLAAGPGDVAYVIYTSGSTGKPKGVLLEHRGVVSFIDSCRDLFVLTPQDRVLGFASATFDVSVFEMFSALLTGARLYLATDDERLSVDRLQALMEQAGITVIDLPPTVMPLLAPETFDRLRIAFVGGEAFSGELVNRWNPGRRLFNGYGPTECTVTMIVQECSGTWDTQPPIGLPMANHVAHVLDRDLRPVPVGVPGELVIGGAGLARGYLDRDELTSEKFIIDPFGTAPGGRLYRTGDLVKRLPDGRLSFLGRLDQQVKIRGLRIELGEVESALTGFDGVETVSVRAWTDENGSQHLVGFLTGITQEQVPQVRQYLGARLPSYMIPSYFVLLEELPLTGSGKVDWRRLPAPDVDRQGGEPEDDSLTPTQRSLLQEVLAPLLRGARLGARDDFFLAGGNSLQAVQLMSAIRRRYGVEIALSDFFASPTVVHLAATIDAARERPRDHSDPLSTLENLRGAGATDPEPLVLRASGPSQVTLLHPSGGELFCYVPLVRALREDIGVQGFVADPADAAIDPDDALVVTAGRIARSLIAHGLPESHCLAGWSYGGVLAFEVARQIERDTGQRPPVVLLDAAYDEDSVRLDEEIMRQRFVHDVARLAGRAAPQAPELGSLGVGQALKNLGVETEFTESELDSRFQIFRSCALAMQEYRPPAPYGGPVTVLTASPDPARQEQWRAVCTGPFLAQGVPADHYTLFAEPALSRVAAAIEETLTS